A region from the Fusarium graminearum PH-1 chromosome 4, whole genome shotgun sequence genome encodes:
- a CDS encoding glucan synthesis regulatory protein, translating into METSLGATIRSFWHTMTSYDRHSSFDSPYRTGRHVPLQDGRGGIMTGVATASDSRNDVSSPYTDETGRGSPRLDANTFAPTGAPYSPGLRSMSARNASQGDGFEVQSPGDVPMQNFNDGLPPAPPVAHSWRRIDSWADDNYPELFDQLCEGATNNDLNDLEHQLDCSLPQDVRDSLMIHDGQERGGLPTGIIFSHMLLDCEEIVQEWDNWRTVNQQLLETSVAKPSPPSRAFGGSREASSSRPGGGAGPSPGPWRQDLMSRQDCVPANAVQKAYAHSSWIPLVRDWGGNNLAVDLAPGPGGQWGQIILFGRDYDTKYVVARSGSAFLAVVANDLHSGKWYVDEDTSELKLREFRRTGVEPPYFSILRWRMEQKYGRRAPSKRRSMGPKPSSPLGSRSSSPYGSGGESEGRGRSMQRLSGSSPLASPRPGAGPGYGKATPLSRVTEETAIPELADAYIQPEKLVEVETPRHSQDSKTPTVTSIPRVESDLLKVEEEPSPKANGKKPELVDEPMKTIEI; encoded by the exons ATGGAGACCTC TCTCGGTGCGACAATTAGATCTTTCTGGCATACTATGACCAGTTATGACAGAC ACTCCTCATTCGACTCCCCTTACCGAACCGGTCGCCATGTCCCTCTGCAGGACGGTCGTGGTGGCATCATGACGGGTGTGGCAACAGCCTCTGACTCTCGAAACGACGTCTCATCTCCGTATACCGACGAAACAGGCCGAGGCTCCCCACGTCTGGACGCCAACACCTTCGCACCAACGGGTGCCCCATACTCTCCCGGTCTGAGGTCAATGAGTGCTCGCAATGCCAGCCAAGGCGATGGTTTCGAGGTGCAAAGCCCTGGTGACGTCCCGATGCAGAACTTTAATGATGGCCTTCCACCTGCTCCCCCAGTCGCCCACTCCTGGAGGCGCATAGATTCCTGGGCCGATGACAACTACCCAGAGCTTTTCGATCAGCTTTGTGAGGGTGCTACCAACAACGATCTGAACGACCTGGAGCACCAGCTCGACTGCTCCCTTCCTCAGGATGTCCGCGACTCTCTTATGATTCACGACGGCCAAGAGCGAGGAGGACTGCCCACTGGAATCATCTTCAGCCATATGCTACTTGACTGCGAAGAAATTGTGCAAGAGTGGGACAACTGGAGGACTGTTAATCAACAATTGCTCGAGACCTCGGTCGCTAAGCCCTCTCCCCCTTCCCGGGCTTTCGGCGGCAGCCGTGAGGCCTCTTCCTCCCGGCCCGGCGGTGGTGCTGGTCCCAGCCCTGGCCCTTGGAGACAAGATCTCATGTCTCGCCAGGACTGTGTCCCTGCAAACGCTGTCCAAAAAGCATACGCGCACAGCTCTTGGATCCCTCTGGTTCGCGACTGGGGTGGCAACAACCTGGCTGTTGACCTGGCACCTGGTCCTGGAGGCCAATGGGGTCAGATCATTCTTTTCGGCCGTGACTACGACACCAAATACGTTGTGGCTCGTTCTGGGTCTGCCTTCCTCGCTGTTGTCGCGAACGATCTCCACAGCGGCAAGTGGTACGTAGACGAAGATACTAGTGAGCTCAAGCTACGAGAGTTCAGGAGAACAGGAGTCGAGCCCCCCTATTTCAGCATTTTGAGGTGGAGGATGGAACAGAAGTACGGACGACGCGCTCCCTCCAAGAGACGATCCATGGGCCCCAAGCCCAGCTCTCCTCTGGGCTCGCGTTCCTCTTCCCCCTATGGAAGCGGTGGTGAGAGCGAGGGCCGAGGTCGATCTATGCAGCGTCTGAGCGGTTCATCTCCTTTGGCCAGCCCTCGACCCGGTGCTGGGCCTGGTTATGGGAAAGCGACCCCTCTGAGTCGGGTAACAGAAGAGACAGCAATCCCCGAGCTTGCCGACGCATACATCCAGCCTGAGAAGCTCGTAGAGGTTGAAACCCCTCGACACAGCCAAGACAGCAAGACTCCCACTGTCACCAGCATCCCCCGCGTGGAATCCGACCTCCTTAAGGTGGAGGAAGAGCCATCGCCAAAGGCGaatggcaagaagcctgaATTGGTGGATGAACCAATGAAGACCATCGAGATTTAA
- a CDS encoding vacuolar ATP synthase catalytic subunit A, translating to MLGIRPTLRARRSLLDLIRTRGEDDEDDNSSHREQGSDDQSPISRSRSPASSRGSSSRFRGSFSDPAPAPPTNVIAGGEPRDPTPPRAVQATSSSSRLHPRAAAAAAAAAPLALVHVDVARQVPLPNSPPPSPSTSASLSPSSSTPQPPSRPPPSSTSSPGSTSHPIQPQSPTLFNSPNNQSDNAPVSPPNMAPKKAANNSSKSNEDDGFTAGKIYSISGPVVIAEDMIGVAMYELVRVGHDNLVGEVIRINGDQASIQVYEETSGVMVGDPVYRTGKPLSVELGPGLLNGIYDGIQRPLEAISKMAKSIYIPRGIAVPALDRDKKWEFTPSVKVGDHLSGGDVWGSVFENSFLANHKILFPPRARGTVTKIASKGEYTVVDNILEVEFDGKKTEYPMMQSWPVRVPRPSNDKKSADQPFIVGQRVLDALFPSVQGGTVAIPGAFGCGKTVISQSVSKFSNSDVIVYVGCGERGNEMAEVLKDFPELTIEVDGRKEPIMKRTTLIANTSNMPVAAREASIYTGITVAEYFRDQGLNVAMMADSSSRWAEALRELSGRLGEMPADQGFPAYLGAKLASFYERAGRVQTLGSPEREGSVSIVGAVSPPGGDFSDPVTTATLGIVQVFWGLDKKLAQRKHFPSINTSASYSKYNNILDKYYEKNYPDFPRLRDRIKQLLSDSEELDQVVQLVGKSALSDPDKITLDIAGLIKEDFLQQNGYSDYDQFCPIWKTEWMMKLMVGFHDEAQKVIAQGQSWAKVREATSELQANLRQLKFEVPTDGQEVITKRYEEIQQKMTDKFAAVMDE from the exons ATGCTCGGCATTCGTCCTACTCTTAGAGCGAGGCGTTCTCTATTGGATCTCATCCGCACCAGaggcgaagacgacgaagacgacaatAGTAGCCATCGAGAGCAAGGGAGCGACGACCAAAGCCCCATAAGCAGGTCCCGGTCCCCGGCCAGCTCCAGGGGCTCCAGTAGTCGTTTCAGAGGAAGCTTCAGTGATCCAGCCCCCGCGCCACCCACTAACGTtattgctggtggtgagcCCCGGGACCCCACTCCTCCCAGAGCTGTCCAGGCtacatcgtcatcatctcGACTCCACCCtagagctgctgctgctgctgctgctgctgctcctttAGCGTTGGTGCATGTGGATGTAGCTCGTCAAGTGCCTCTGCCAAACTCTCCACCACCATCTCCGTCTACGTCTGCGTCTctgtctccatcttcatcaacacctcaACCTCCATCTCGACCGCCACCTTCGTCGACCTCCTCCCCTGGTTCGACATCGCATCCCATACAGCCACAGTCGCCGACTTTATTCAACTCACCTAATAATCAATCCGATAACGCGCCAGTTTCTCCGCCCAACATGGCTCCT aagaaggctgccaacaacagcagcaagtCCAACGAGGACGATGGGTTCACAGCTG GTAAAATCTACTCCATCTCTGG TCCCGTCGTCATCGCCGAGGACATGATTGGCGTTGCCATGTACGAGTTG GTCAGAGTAGGACACGACAACCTCGTTGGTGAGGTCATTCGAATCAATGGCGACCAGGCCTCCATTCAGGTTTACGAGGAGACAT CCGGCGTTATGGTTGGTGACCCCGTCTACCGAACCGGAAAGCCCTTGTCCGTCGAGCTCGGCCCCGGTCTGCTCAACGGTATCTACGACGGTATCCAGCGTCCTCTCGAGGCCATTTccaagatggccaagtcCATTTACATTCCCCGCGGTATCGCCGTTCCTGCCCTCGACCGCGACAAGAAGTGGGAGTTCACGCCCTCCGTCAAGGTCGGCGACCACCtctctggtggtgatgtttggGGTTCCGTCTTTGAGAACTCTTTCCTTGCCAACCACAAGATTCTGTTCCCTCCCCGCGCCCGAGGAACTGTTACCAAGATCGCCTCCAAGGGCGAGTACACTGTCGTCGACAACATTCTCGAGGTCGAGTTcgatggcaagaagaccgagTACCCCATGATGCAGTCCTGGCCCGTCCGAGTGCCCCGTCCTTCCAACGACAAGAAGTCTGCCGATCAGCCTTTCATTGTCGGCCAGCGAGTCCTCGATGCCCTTTTCCCCAGTGTCCAGGGTGGTACTGTCGCCATCCCCGGTGCTTTCGGTTGTGGAAAGACTGTCATTAGTCAGTCTGTGTCCAAGTTCTCAAACAGTGACGTTATTGTCTACGTCGGCTGTGGTGAGCGAGGTAACGAGATGGCTGAAGTCTTGAAGGATTTCCCCGAGCTCACCATTGAGGTTGATGGCCGCAAGGAGCCCATCATGAAGCGGACCACACTTATTGCCAACACTTCCAACATGCCCGTCGCAGCTCGAGAAGCCTCCATTTACACGGGAATTACAGTGGCTGAATATTTCCGCGACCAGGGTCTCAACGTCGCCATGATGGCTGATTCTTCATCCCGATGGGCTGAGGCTCTTCGAGAACTTTCAGGTCGTCTGGGAGAAATGCCTGCTGATCAGGGTTTCCCCGCTTACCTGGGTGCCAAGCTTGCCTCGTTCTACGAGCGAGCCGGTCGTGTCCAGACACTTGGTTCTCCTGAGCGCGAGGGTAGTGTCAGTATCGTCGGTGCTGTCAGTCCCCCTGGTGGTGATTTCTCCGATCCCGTTACAACAGCCACTCTGGGTATTGTGCAGGTCTTCTGgggtcttgacaagaagctTGCTCAGCGAAAGCATTTCCCTTCCATTAACACCTCGGCCTCTTACAGCAAGTACAACAACATTCTGGACAAGTACTACGAGAAGAACTACCCTGATTTCCCCCGACTCCGCGACCGTATCAAGCAACTCCTTTCCGACTCTGAGGAGCTCGACCAGGTCGTGCAGCTTGTCGGAAAGAGTGCTCTGTCTGATCCCGACAAGATTACTCTCGATATCGCTGGCTTGATCAAGGAAGATTTCCTCCAGCAGAACGGTTACTCAGACTATGACCAGTTCTGCCCTATCTGGAAGACTGAGTGGATGATGAAGCTCATGGTCGGTTTCCACGATGAGGCTCAGAAGGTTATTGCACAGGGTCAGAGCTGGGCCAAGGTGCGAGAGGCTACATCCGAACTACAAGCCAACCTACGACAGCTTAAGTTCGAGGTGCCTACCGATGGCCAGGAAGTTATTACCAAGAGA TACGAGGAGATCCAACAGAAGATGACAGACAAGTTCGCTGCTGTCATGGACGAGTAA